The following coding sequences lie in one Maribacter forsetii DSM 18668 genomic window:
- a CDS encoding CYTH domain-containing protein has translation MIEIERKFLVKSDDYKSEATSKTRIVQGFLNTDPSRTVRVRIKGDAGFITIKGKSNATGTSRFEWEKEISVEEADALLKLCEKGILDKYRYEITVGNHVYEVDEFFGDNEGLTIAEIELNDENESFQKPTWLGIEVTGEIKYYNSQLSKHPFKNWVD, from the coding sequence ATGATAGAAATAGAGCGTAAATTTTTGGTGAAATCTGACGATTACAAATCTGAAGCAACATCTAAAACACGTATTGTTCAAGGTTTTTTGAATACAGACCCTAGTAGAACGGTAAGAGTAAGAATTAAGGGTGATGCAGGATTTATTACTATAAAAGGGAAATCTAACGCCACAGGTACTTCTAGGTTTGAATGGGAAAAAGAAATATCTGTAGAAGAAGCTGATGCACTTTTGAAATTATGCGAAAAAGGAATTCTAGATAAGTATAGATATGAAATTACCGTTGGAAACCATGTCTATGAAGTTGATGAATTTTTTGGAGATAATGAGGGATTGACTATTGCTGAAATAGAACTGAACGATGAAAATGAATCATTTCAGAAGCCAACTTGGTTGGGTATTGAAGTAACGGGTGAGATAAAATATTACAATTCTCAGTTAAGTAAGCACCCATTTAAGAATTGGGTTGATTAA
- a CDS encoding TolC family protein, translated as MNKLVSNKLILVAFLPLLLQSCFTAKTYERPDLETENLFRTDNLPQDSVSFASVSYQDLFTDSYLKTYIQKGLVNNLDIRIALQSIASAEAYVKQGKAGYLPTITGAASATRTARTSENGQFGSFFTQPFNQYEASGTASWEADIWGKIRSTKRASDASYLQTVAAHKAVKTSLVAQIATTYYQILALDKQISVTEETIENRSKSLETITALKEAGQANQVGVDQTAAQLYSAQSQLLDLKNALYQTENTMSILLGEQPQTYARTTLDEQTLTNDLQLGVPTLLLRNRPDIMQAEYGLVNSFELTNVARSNFYPSITLSAQGGFQSLEIDDWIDSSSIFANLVGGLTQPIFNGRKIRTAYEVAQAQQEQAVYMFKKTLLNAGQEVSNALYDYNISLEKEEFISKQVSALKRAESNSEELLNSGYLTYLDLLTARENALTAELSLVDNKLSQLSATVELYRSLGGGWQ; from the coding sequence ATGAATAAATTAGTATCTAATAAACTTATATTGGTCGCTTTCCTGCCACTTTTATTGCAGTCTTGCTTTACCGCAAAAACTTACGAGCGCCCAGATTTGGAAACTGAAAACCTGTTTCGAACCGATAATTTACCTCAAGACAGTGTGTCTTTTGCTTCTGTTTCTTACCAAGACCTTTTTACAGATTCTTATTTGAAGACTTATATTCAAAAAGGATTGGTAAACAACCTTGACATTCGCATTGCACTTCAGAGCATTGCGTCTGCAGAGGCTTATGTTAAGCAAGGTAAAGCTGGTTATTTACCCACTATTACTGGTGCTGCTAGTGCGACCAGAACTGCAAGAACTAGTGAGAATGGACAATTTGGTAGTTTTTTCACTCAGCCTTTCAATCAATATGAAGCATCTGGCACGGCATCTTGGGAAGCTGATATTTGGGGAAAAATAAGAAGTACAAAACGCGCTAGCGATGCAAGCTACTTACAAACAGTAGCAGCGCATAAAGCTGTAAAAACAAGTTTGGTAGCACAAATTGCTACTACTTACTATCAAATTTTAGCTTTAGATAAGCAGATTTCTGTTACCGAAGAAACAATTGAAAACCGTTCTAAAAGTTTAGAGACTATTACAGCTCTAAAAGAAGCAGGGCAAGCTAACCAAGTAGGTGTTGATCAAACTGCTGCGCAATTATATAGCGCTCAAAGTCAATTACTAGACCTTAAAAATGCATTGTATCAAACTGAAAATACCATGAGTATTCTATTAGGCGAACAACCACAAACCTATGCTCGTACCACTTTAGATGAGCAAACTCTAACTAACGATCTACAACTAGGCGTTCCAACTCTTTTACTTCGTAACCGACCTGATATTATGCAGGCAGAATATGGTTTAGTCAATAGTTTTGAACTGACCAATGTTGCTCGAAGCAATTTTTACCCTTCAATTACCCTTTCTGCACAAGGTGGATTTCAAAGTTTAGAAATTGATGATTGGATAGATTCTAGTTCCATTTTCGCAAATCTAGTAGGTGGCTTAACTCAACCCATTTTTAATGGAAGAAAAATAAGAACAGCTTATGAAGTAGCCCAAGCTCAGCAAGAACAAGCAGTATATATGTTCAAGAAAACACTTTTAAATGCTGGTCAAGAAGTATCCAATGCTTTGTATGATTATAATATCTCTTTAGAAAAAGAAGAATTTATCTCTAAACAAGTATCAGCATTGAAACGTGCAGAAAGTAATTCTGAAGAATTATTGAATAGTGGTTATTTAACGTACCTAGATCTTTTAACTGCTAGAGAAAATGCTTTAACAGCAGAACTTAGTTTGGTAGATAACAAATTATCACAATTGTCTGCTACGGTTGAGCTATATCGTTCGCTTGGTGGCGGATGGCAATAG
- a CDS encoding SulP family inorganic anion transporter, translated as MKNLFSNFKGDLFGGITAGIVALPLALAFGVSSGLGPSAGLYGAIFISFFAALFGGTNTQISGPTAPMTAVSMVVIAGIVATNDGSLEKALPAILVVFLLAGLIQIGLGLLGIGKYIRYIPYPVVSGFMTAIGVIILVTQILPAIGYYPKEDAEFVKIYKPMAEQVILENILKEEAGEGVLVLNDFKETIFKAEDITEADKLKEAQTLANSEASGVIGAIKVLPRALNNINWLELILALSTIIIIYGFKKITTAIPSALVALIVVSGVAYGFGLKYRPIEEIPSDFPMPNLGIFTEFDLNSVTPYIFTALTLALLGAIDSLLTSVVADNMTKTKHKPNKELVGQGIGNSIAAVFGGIPGAGATIRTVVNINAGGKTKLSGMMASILLLIVLLALGPIASKIPAAVLAGILVTVGLGVMDYKGLKAIPSLPKDLSIGPFKFSSEVVIMLVVLILSSIWNLVYAVGVGLVIASLMFIKKMGDLTAERSDVKSLEKEVNWPDEAAFPLSLQEEVFIKHLKGPLFFGSTSEFQHLADQIPETASTVIIRMGRMEYMDQSGLYTLEDVLIGLRKSGIDILFVDVLNQPRYMMERVGVIPDLIPEQCIFNTFDECLLWVKSNVKDKFPTS; from the coding sequence ATGAAGAATCTATTTTCAAATTTCAAAGGTGATTTATTTGGCGGAATTACCGCAGGTATTGTTGCTCTACCCTTAGCATTAGCTTTTGGCGTTAGCTCAGGATTGGGGCCCAGTGCCGGATTGTATGGCGCAATTTTCATAAGTTTCTTCGCGGCACTTTTTGGTGGAACTAACACACAAATTTCTGGTCCTACCGCACCTATGACCGCAGTAAGTATGGTGGTAATAGCGGGTATCGTAGCTACAAACGATGGTAGCTTAGAAAAAGCACTGCCAGCTATTCTAGTAGTTTTTTTATTAGCTGGCTTAATACAAATAGGCTTAGGGCTTTTAGGTATAGGTAAATACATTAGATACATTCCATATCCCGTAGTTTCTGGTTTTATGACCGCAATTGGTGTTATCATTCTGGTAACACAAATTTTACCTGCCATTGGCTATTACCCAAAAGAAGATGCCGAATTTGTAAAGATTTACAAACCTATGGCTGAGCAGGTTATTTTAGAAAACATATTAAAAGAAGAAGCCGGCGAAGGTGTTTTAGTTCTTAATGATTTTAAGGAAACAATTTTCAAAGCTGAAGATATTACAGAAGCAGACAAGCTAAAAGAAGCGCAGACCTTAGCAAACTCTGAAGCATCAGGAGTAATAGGCGCTATTAAAGTATTACCAAGGGCATTAAATAATATTAATTGGCTAGAACTTATTCTTGCTCTTTCTACCATCATTATTATTTATGGCTTTAAGAAAATTACCACAGCAATACCTAGCGCACTGGTCGCCCTTATCGTAGTATCTGGTGTGGCTTATGGTTTTGGTTTGAAGTATAGACCTATTGAAGAAATACCTAGCGATTTTCCTATGCCAAATTTGGGCATTTTTACCGAGTTTGATTTAAACTCTGTAACTCCATATATTTTTACCGCGCTTACTTTAGCTTTACTTGGAGCCATTGATTCTTTACTTACATCCGTTGTCGCAGACAATATGACCAAAACAAAGCATAAGCCAAACAAGGAATTAGTTGGTCAAGGTATAGGCAATAGTATTGCAGCAGTATTTGGCGGTATACCAGGTGCCGGTGCCACTATACGTACGGTAGTAAATATTAATGCAGGTGGTAAAACCAAACTATCTGGTATGATGGCTAGCATTCTATTACTTATTGTTCTTTTAGCTCTTGGACCGATCGCTTCAAAAATTCCAGCTGCGGTTCTTGCGGGTATACTTGTTACCGTTGGACTTGGTGTAATGGATTATAAAGGCTTGAAGGCTATACCAAGTTTACCAAAAGATTTGAGTATTGGTCCTTTTAAATTTAGTTCAGAAGTAGTAATCATGCTAGTGGTCTTGATACTTTCTTCCATTTGGAATTTAGTATATGCCGTGGGTGTTGGTCTTGTCATTGCTTCTTTAATGTTCATAAAAAAAATGGGGGATTTAACCGCAGAACGCTCAGATGTAAAGTCATTGGAGAAAGAAGTCAATTGGCCAGATGAAGCTGCTTTTCCCTTAAGCCTGCAAGAAGAAGTTTTTATAAAACATTTAAAAGGACCTTTATTTTTTGGATCTACTAGTGAGTTTCAACATTTGGCGGACCAAATACCGGAAACGGCATCTACCGTTATCATTAGAATGGGTAGAATGGAATACATGGATCAATCTGGTTTGTATACCTTGGAAGATGTTTTGATCGGACTTAGAAAATCTGGTATAGATATTTTGTTTGTTGATGTACTTAATCAGCCACGCTACATGATGGAACGTGTAGGTGTAATTCCTGATTTAATTCCTGAACAATGCATTTTTAACACCTTTGATGAATGTCTACTATGGGTAAAGTCTAATGTCAAAGACAAATTCCCGACTTCATAG
- a CDS encoding efflux RND transporter periplasmic adaptor subunit: protein MKKLSIIGLLSATLLLSSCFSSSEKPAEGAAAPPPPSLKVEALKKQDLTTYNEFSTTLEGKQNVEIWPKVSGFVQKIYVEEGQKVKKGQLLFKLETQTLNQDANAAKASVNVAQVEVDKLKPLVEKNIISSVQLETAKAQLAQAKASYQSVASNINYANISSPVDGYIGEIPYQMGALVSSSMTQPLTTVSDVSVVRAYFSMSEREALNFKSSLPQNKDHLINLNKAPEVKLEMINGADYAKPGKIAMVNNIINSSTGNVTARADFENPNNILSSGSTGKIKIPTIYEGVYEIPQVATIDLQGKKLIYVLKSDNSVTTMPIDIIENTQKGYIVKNGIEQGTTIVVEGVTKIKDGMTITPVK from the coding sequence ATGAAGAAATTATCAATTATAGGATTATTAAGTGCAACTCTTCTTTTGAGTTCCTGCTTTAGTTCATCAGAAAAACCGGCAGAAGGAGCAGCCGCACCTCCACCACCAAGTTTAAAAGTCGAAGCACTGAAAAAGCAAGATTTAACTACATACAACGAATTTTCAACCACTTTAGAGGGTAAACAAAATGTTGAGATTTGGCCTAAAGTTTCTGGTTTTGTGCAAAAAATATATGTGGAAGAAGGTCAGAAAGTCAAAAAAGGACAACTACTTTTTAAATTAGAGACCCAAACTCTAAATCAAGATGCTAATGCAGCTAAGGCTTCAGTTAACGTTGCTCAAGTAGAAGTAGATAAGTTAAAGCCTCTAGTTGAAAAGAATATCATCAGTAGCGTACAGTTAGAAACAGCTAAAGCACAACTTGCTCAAGCAAAAGCGAGTTATCAAAGCGTTGCTTCCAATATCAACTACGCTAATATTTCAAGTCCTGTTGATGGTTATATTGGTGAAATTCCATATCAAATGGGTGCTTTAGTAAGTTCTTCGATGACACAACCTTTAACTACGGTTTCTGACGTTAGTGTAGTTCGCGCCTATTTTTCTATGAGTGAAAGAGAAGCTTTGAACTTTAAGTCTTCATTACCTCAAAATAAAGACCACCTAATTAACCTAAACAAAGCACCTGAAGTAAAATTAGAGATGATAAATGGTGCAGATTATGCAAAACCAGGAAAAATTGCAATGGTTAATAACATAATAAATAGTTCTACAGGTAATGTAACAGCTAGAGCAGATTTTGAAAATCCAAATAATATACTAAGTAGCGGAAGTACCGGTAAAATAAAAATTCCAACAATTTATGAGGGTGTCTATGAAATACCACAAGTTGCAACGATAGATTTACAAGGTAAAAAATTGATATATGTTTTAAAAAGTGACAATTCAGTCACAACTATGCCAATTGATATTATTGAGAACACCCAAAAAGGCTATATCGTTAAAAATGGTATAGAACAAGGAACAACTATTGTAGTTGAAGGTGTTACAAAAATAAAAGACGGAATGACAATTACACCAGTAAAGTAA
- a CDS encoding TetR/AcrR family transcriptional regulator, producing MQKKTEYIEQALVLFSKYGCKRVGMDDVAETLGISKKTLYEVFENKGNLVHESVALLLNRTHDKISRFFQLYQEASDPFDKIIHISTVGLEELRNLSPTFLFGLKKYYPQSYKLYDDFSQAIVWTYILDLLQEAENKNQLRKNINVKLICELFLLRINEVILPNRDFFDSYSNNELLEHLVIVPLNGIKKTD from the coding sequence ATGCAGAAAAAAACTGAATATATTGAGCAGGCATTAGTGCTTTTCTCTAAATATGGATGCAAAAGGGTCGGAATGGATGATGTGGCTGAGACCCTTGGCATCTCTAAAAAAACATTATATGAAGTTTTTGAAAATAAAGGTAATTTAGTTCATGAAAGTGTTGCTCTATTACTCAACCGAACGCATGATAAGATTAGCAGGTTTTTTCAACTTTATCAAGAAGCATCAGATCCTTTTGATAAAATTATACATATTTCCACTGTAGGACTTGAGGAGTTAAGAAACTTGAGTCCTACATTTTTGTTTGGTCTTAAAAAATATTACCCACAGTCTTATAAACTTTATGATGATTTTTCTCAAGCTATAGTTTGGACATATATTCTTGACCTATTACAAGAGGCCGAAAATAAAAATCAATTAAGAAAAAACATTAATGTTAAACTTATCTGTGAGCTGTTTCTTCTTAGAATTAACGAGGTGATACTACCCAATAGAGATTTCTTTGATAGCTACAGCAATAATGAATTACTAGAACATTTGGTTATTGTTCCATTAAACGGAATTAAAAAAACTGATTAA
- the pheS gene encoding phenylalanine--tRNA ligase subunit alpha produces MIDKIKEEIATVVSFTADNLEAVETFRIKYLGKKGILNDFFAEFKNVPNEQKKEFGQTINELKNAATEKVESLKQALENNQTDEQVYGDLTRPGNPIELGSRHPISIVKNKIIDIFSRIGFNVSEGPEIEDDWHNFTALNLPEYHPARDMQDTFFVQTDPDILLRTHTSSVQVRYMENHQPPIRTISPGRVYRNEAISARSHCFFHQVEGLYIDKDVSFADLKQTLQYFTAELFGKSKIRLRPSYFPFTEPSAEVDVYWGLETETDYKITKGTGWLEIGGCGMVDPNVLTNCGLDPEIYSGFAFGVGIDRIAMLLHQITDIRLLSENDLRFLEQFKSAL; encoded by the coding sequence ATGATTGATAAGATAAAAGAAGAAATCGCTACAGTAGTATCGTTCACTGCTGACAACTTGGAAGCCGTTGAAACGTTCCGTATAAAATATTTAGGCAAAAAAGGTATTCTTAACGACTTCTTTGCGGAGTTTAAGAATGTACCTAATGAGCAGAAAAAAGAGTTCGGTCAAACTATTAACGAACTTAAAAATGCAGCTACAGAAAAAGTAGAATCTTTAAAACAGGCTTTAGAAAATAACCAAACCGATGAACAGGTATATGGCGATTTAACCAGACCTGGAAACCCTATTGAGCTAGGATCACGTCATCCTATTTCTATAGTAAAGAATAAAATCATTGATATTTTCTCAAGAATTGGTTTCAATGTTTCTGAAGGTCCAGAGATTGAAGATGATTGGCATAATTTTACTGCGTTGAACTTGCCAGAGTATCATCCTGCAAGAGATATGCAAGATACTTTCTTCGTACAAACAGATCCAGATATCCTTTTACGTACACACACCTCATCTGTACAAGTGCGTTATATGGAAAACCACCAACCTCCTATCCGTACAATATCTCCGGGAAGAGTATATAGAAACGAAGCTATTTCAGCAAGATCCCACTGCTTCTTTCACCAGGTAGAAGGTTTGTACATTGATAAAGATGTTTCTTTTGCCGATCTAAAACAGACACTTCAATATTTTACTGCAGAGCTGTTTGGAAAGTCTAAAATTAGATTGAGACCTTCTTACTTTCCTTTTACAGAACCAAGTGCAGAGGTTGATGTTTACTGGGGACTAGAAACAGAGACTGACTACAAGATTACTAAAGGTACTGGTTGGTTAGAGATTGGTGGGTGCGGTATGGTAGACCCAAATGTGCTTACCAATTGCGGGCTAGATCCTGAAATATATTCTGGCTTTGCCTTTGGTGTAGGTATTGACCGTATAGCTATGCTTCTTCATCAAATAACAGATATTCGTTTATTAAGTGAAAATGATCTACGCTTTTTAGAGCAATTTAAAAGTGCCCTTTAA
- a CDS encoding efflux RND transporter permease subunit: MFQKFIDRPVLSTVISIIITILGVLGLSSLPIEQYPEIAPPTVQVTATYTGANAETILNSVIVPLEEEINGVEGMTYMTSSASNDGAASISVFFKLGTDPDIAAVNVQNRVARANNVLPSNVIANGVITEKTQTSALMFFSLFSENENYDATFVENYANINIVPKLQRIEGVGSVNVIGARDYSMRVWLKPDKMAAFNLMPADIQSALNEQNVEAATGKIGENADGVYEYVLKYKGRLSEISEYENIVIKAQDNGQYLRLGDVAEIELGAFNYGTKNEGMGNPGTVVGIFQTSGSNANEIIKQIETILKESKSDFPKGIDYIIPYNSKDFLDASIDHVITTLIEAFILVFIVVFLFLQDFRSTLIPAIAVPVAIIGTFFFLQLFGYTINMLTLFAMILAIGIVVDDAIVVVEAVHAKMEEGATNAKVATKSAMSEISGAIISITLVMSAVFIPVSFIEGSSGVFYQQFGITLAIAILISAVNALTLSPALAALFLKPHTPSDEHKKKSLSKRFFSAFNTGFDAITDKYIGSVKFLANKKWLTVLLLIIFTGVAALLFKTTPSGFIPNEDQGIIFADMTLAPGTTLEKTQETVKKMDSIYESMDIVKARMNIAGRSLLNNVNGGSYGFSVIKLKDFEERKGDGQSVDATIGALFAKAATIKDAKILFFAPPSIRGFGNSAGFEVNLQSKDADDWHTVSNTTNEFLAALNARPEVQYAITQFNPNFPQYELVVDVEKTKSAGLALTDIFNTMQGYYGGLYTTDFNKFGKQYRVMIQAKPEDRANEESINSIFVTNSKGESVSISQFVSLKKIYGPEVVSRFNLLSSVKINGALNPGYSTGDAINAIEEVTAQVLPQNYTYEYSGLTKEESSAGSQTIIIFALSLIFVYFLLSAQYESYILPFSILLSLPVGIAGAIAFINFAGLENNIYFQIALIMLIGLLSKNAILIVEFALQRRKHGMSIIDSAIDGAKARLRPILMTSFAFILGLMPLALSSGIGAVGNRSIGMSAVGGMLIGTIFGVFVIPALYVIFQSLQERITGAPQELIEEPKN; this comes from the coding sequence ATGTTCCAAAAATTTATAGATCGCCCTGTACTTTCTACAGTAATATCGATCATAATAACCATTTTAGGAGTTCTAGGCTTATCATCATTACCTATTGAACAATACCCAGAAATTGCACCTCCTACCGTACAAGTTACAGCTACATATACAGGCGCAAATGCAGAAACAATTCTAAATAGTGTTATTGTACCATTAGAAGAGGAAATAAACGGTGTGGAAGGAATGACGTACATGACTTCTAGTGCAAGTAACGATGGTGCAGCGAGTATCAGCGTATTTTTTAAGCTAGGTACAGATCCAGATATTGCAGCAGTAAACGTTCAAAACAGAGTTGCTAGAGCAAACAATGTATTACCTAGCAACGTAATCGCAAACGGGGTTATCACTGAAAAAACACAGACAAGTGCATTAATGTTCTTCTCGTTGTTCTCAGAAAATGAAAACTACGATGCCACATTTGTTGAAAACTACGCCAACATCAATATTGTTCCAAAATTACAGCGTATTGAAGGCGTTGGTAGTGTAAATGTTATCGGTGCTAGAGATTATTCTATGCGAGTTTGGTTAAAACCAGATAAAATGGCCGCTTTTAACTTAATGCCTGCAGATATACAAAGTGCACTTAATGAACAAAATGTTGAAGCTGCAACAGGTAAAATTGGTGAAAATGCAGATGGCGTTTACGAATATGTTCTAAAATATAAAGGAAGATTATCTGAAATTTCAGAGTATGAAAATATTGTAATTAAAGCACAAGATAACGGACAGTATTTAAGATTAGGAGATGTTGCCGAAATTGAATTGGGAGCTTTTAATTATGGTACCAAAAATGAAGGTATGGGAAACCCAGGTACAGTTGTGGGTATTTTTCAAACTTCAGGATCAAATGCTAACGAGATAATTAAGCAAATTGAAACAATTCTAAAGGAAAGCAAGAGCGATTTTCCAAAGGGGATAGATTACATAATACCTTATAACTCAAAAGACTTCTTAGATGCTTCTATAGACCATGTTATAACTACTTTAATAGAAGCTTTTATCTTAGTATTTATAGTTGTTTTCTTGTTTTTACAAGATTTTAGATCCACACTAATACCTGCAATTGCAGTACCAGTGGCAATTATTGGTACTTTTTTCTTTCTTCAGCTATTTGGCTATACCATAAATATGTTAACCTTATTTGCAATGATTCTTGCCATTGGTATTGTGGTTGATGATGCCATTGTGGTGGTCGAAGCGGTGCATGCTAAAATGGAGGAAGGCGCTACTAATGCAAAAGTAGCTACCAAATCTGCAATGTCAGAGATTTCAGGTGCAATTATATCCATTACTCTGGTGATGTCCGCTGTGTTTATTCCTGTTTCGTTCATTGAAGGATCTTCAGGAGTTTTTTATCAACAGTTTGGTATTACATTAGCAATCGCTATTTTAATATCAGCTGTAAACGCACTTACGCTAAGTCCAGCTTTGGCCGCCTTGTTTTTAAAGCCTCATACACCTTCTGACGAACACAAGAAAAAGAGTTTATCTAAACGTTTCTTTTCTGCTTTCAATACTGGTTTCGATGCTATAACGGACAAATATATTGGTTCTGTAAAATTTTTAGCGAACAAAAAATGGTTGACAGTTTTATTATTAATCATTTTTACAGGCGTTGCTGCTTTACTTTTCAAGACTACACCTTCAGGATTTATTCCTAATGAAGACCAAGGAATTATTTTTGCCGATATGACTTTGGCTCCTGGTACAACTTTAGAAAAAACACAGGAAACGGTTAAAAAAATGGATTCAATCTACGAGTCTATGGACATTGTTAAGGCTAGAATGAATATTGCAGGTCGAAGTTTATTGAACAATGTTAACGGTGGTTCTTACGGTTTCTCTGTAATAAAACTAAAAGATTTTGAAGAACGTAAAGGAGATGGTCAATCAGTAGATGCTACAATTGGAGCTTTATTTGCTAAAGCCGCAACTATTAAAGATGCTAAAATACTATTCTTTGCACCACCAAGTATTCGTGGTTTTGGTAACTCTGCAGGTTTTGAAGTTAACCTGCAAAGTAAAGACGCAGATGACTGGCATACAGTTAGCAATACAACAAATGAATTTTTAGCTGCATTAAACGCAAGACCTGAAGTTCAATATGCTATTACACAGTTTAACCCAAATTTTCCTCAATACGAATTAGTTGTTGATGTAGAAAAGACAAAATCTGCAGGACTTGCATTAACTGATATCTTTAATACTATGCAGGGATATTATGGTGGCTTATATACCACCGACTTTAATAAATTTGGTAAACAGTATCGTGTAATGATACAGGCTAAACCAGAAGACAGAGCAAATGAAGAATCTATAAATTCCATTTTTGTAACGAATTCTAAGGGTGAATCAGTCTCTATTTCTCAATTCGTTTCTTTAAAGAAAATTTATGGTCCTGAAGTTGTTAGTAGATTTAACCTATTGAGTTCTGTAAAAATAAATGGTGCTCTTAATCCTGGCTACAGTACTGGTGATGCCATTAACGCAATTGAAGAGGTTACTGCGCAAGTATTACCTCAAAATTACACCTATGAATATTCTGGTTTAACAAAAGAAGAAAGTAGTGCCGGTAGTCAAACCATTATCATTTTTGCATTGAGTTTAATATTTGTATACTTTCTTTTAAGTGCCCAATATGAATCATATATATTACCATTCTCAATTTTATTATCGTTACCAGTAGGTATCGCAGGTGCCATTGCTTTTATAAATTTTGCAGGTTTAGAGAATAATATTTATTTCCAGATTGCATTGATTATGCTTATTGGTCTACTTTCTAAAAATGCTATTCTTATTGTAGAGTTCGCATTGCAACGTAGAAAGCACGGTATGTCTATTATTGACTCTGCAATTGACGGAGCAAAAGCGAGACTTAGACCTATTTTAATGACATCATTCGCCTTCATTCTTGGTTTAATGCCTTTGGCGTTGTCATCAGGTATTGGTGCAGTAGGTAACCGATCTATTGGTATGAGCGCCGTTGGTGGTATGTTAATAGGTACCATTTTCGGTGTATTCGTTATACCGGCATTGTATGTTATTTTCCAATCGCTACAAGAGCGCATTACTGGTGCACCGCAAGAACTTATTGAAGAACCTAAGAACTAA
- a CDS encoding GbsR/MarR family transcriptional regulator: protein MSKEEIKNKLIEELGVHFESEYDLPPLAARIFANLVITEEEGLTFEDCLLKRGASKSSISTSLNLLLQMDFVKYFTKSGDRKRYFKVAEKNTFFIKKLNRSLTKLERESEMVRKITAYNEEYRPDKHEENKNKITVYVKCIDDMTSSLKTTIAALKQQQKELK, encoded by the coding sequence ATGAGTAAAGAAGAGATAAAAAATAAGCTAATAGAAGAACTGGGAGTTCATTTCGAATCTGAATATGATTTGCCTCCATTAGCTGCCAGAATCTTTGCGAACTTGGTTATTACAGAAGAAGAAGGGTTAACCTTTGAAGATTGTCTTCTAAAGAGAGGCGCTAGTAAAAGTTCTATTTCAACATCCTTAAATCTTTTATTACAAATGGATTTTGTAAAGTATTTTACAAAATCTGGTGATCGTAAACGATATTTTAAGGTTGCTGAAAAGAATACTTTCTTCATTAAAAAGCTTAATCGTTCATTAACAAAACTTGAAAGAGAGAGTGAAATGGTTCGTAAAATTACCGCTTATAATGAAGAGTATAGACCTGATAAACATGAAGAAAATAAAAACAAAATTACAGTTTACGTTAAATGTATCGATGATATGACATCAAGCCTGAAAACCACAATTGCTGCATTAAAACAACAACAAAAAGAGCTAAAATAA